One window from the genome of Synechococcus sp. PROS-7-1 encodes:
- the purE gene encoding 5-(carboxyamino)imidazole ribonucleotide mutase, with translation MTPSDPVQSSMSPRVAVIMGSDSDLPTLQPAIEVLERLNVAVEVRVLSAHRTPLEMVDFAREAHNRGLQVIVAGAGGAAHLPGMVASLTTLPVIGVPVRSTMLSGVDSLHSIVQMPGGIPVATVAIGGGLNAGLLAAQILSLQDHALLERLGAYRRQLHDAVTAKDQRLVELGSAAYLDAMATMRAKDNAP, from the coding sequence ATGACGCCTTCCGATCCAGTCCAGTCATCGATGTCACCGCGGGTGGCCGTGATCATGGGCAGTGATTCCGACCTTCCTACCCTTCAACCAGCGATTGAGGTTCTGGAGAGGCTCAACGTTGCTGTGGAGGTGCGCGTGTTGTCGGCCCATCGCACACCGCTTGAGATGGTGGACTTTGCCCGTGAGGCCCATAACCGCGGTTTGCAGGTGATCGTGGCCGGTGCCGGCGGCGCGGCTCACCTGCCGGGAATGGTGGCGTCTCTCACCACCCTGCCGGTGATCGGCGTGCCGGTGCGCAGCACCATGCTCTCCGGTGTGGACTCTCTGCATTCGATTGTGCAGATGCCGGGTGGCATTCCCGTGGCCACGGTTGCCATCGGGGGCGGGCTGAATGCGGGATTGCTGGCGGCGCAGATCCTGTCGCTCCAAGACCACGCCCTGTTGGAGCGTCTCGGGGCCTATCGACGTCAGCTTCACGATGCGGTGACCGCGAAGGATCAACGTCTGGTCGAGCTCGGGTCTGCGGCCTATCTGGATGCCATGGCCACAATGCGTGCAAAAGACAATGCCCCATGA
- a CDS encoding N-acetylglucosamine-6-phosphate deacetylase has product MRRITHVRLPQCPGATPSQGLHWLILSDQGVITEIGPMPAMAAMAGESWNGDWLSPRGIDLQINGGLGLAFPELCDDDLPRLLQLLDQLWRDGVEAIAPTMVTCGVEPLRRALSVLRQARSLHQKGRCRLLGAHLEGPFLATERRGAHPITHVAPPSLAALERRIAGFETEISLVTLAPEQPGAEHVISQLTSLGITVALGHSTATGEQAATAFDQGVGMLTHAFNAMPGLHHRAPGPVGEACRRGGIALGLIADGVHVHPTMAVLLQRMAGDQIVLVSDALAPYGLADGEHRWDERVLHVQDGTCRLEDGTLAGVTLPLLEGCCRLALWSGDADGAIWAATMAPRRVIGMDHSVEGLVGQPIDHLLRWDLSDEGASLAWREAA; this is encoded by the coding sequence ATGCGCCGGATCACCCACGTGCGACTGCCTCAATGCCCTGGCGCAACACCAAGCCAGGGTCTGCACTGGCTGATCTTGAGTGATCAAGGTGTGATCACCGAGATCGGTCCCATGCCGGCGATGGCTGCGATGGCAGGAGAAAGCTGGAACGGAGACTGGCTCAGTCCACGGGGAATTGACCTGCAGATCAACGGTGGGCTCGGTCTTGCCTTCCCTGAACTCTGTGACGACGATCTTCCCCGGCTGCTGCAGCTTCTCGACCAGTTGTGGCGTGATGGTGTCGAGGCCATCGCCCCGACCATGGTCACCTGTGGCGTCGAACCCCTGCGCCGTGCACTCTCCGTGCTTCGCCAGGCCAGAAGCCTGCACCAAAAGGGCCGCTGCCGCTTACTGGGGGCGCACCTGGAAGGTCCGTTCCTGGCAACAGAGCGCCGGGGCGCTCACCCGATCACGCACGTTGCCCCACCCAGCCTTGCTGCGCTGGAGAGGCGGATCGCAGGATTTGAAACCGAGATCAGCCTGGTGACGCTCGCCCCGGAACAACCCGGGGCGGAGCACGTGATCAGTCAGCTGACCAGCCTCGGCATCACCGTGGCCCTGGGCCACAGCACAGCCACCGGTGAGCAGGCCGCGACAGCTTTCGATCAGGGGGTCGGCATGCTGACCCATGCGTTCAACGCTATGCCTGGCCTGCATCACCGGGCGCCTGGCCCCGTAGGAGAGGCCTGCCGTCGCGGCGGCATTGCCCTTGGCCTGATCGCCGATGGCGTACACGTGCACCCCACCATGGCGGTGTTGCTGCAACGCATGGCCGGCGATCAGATCGTGCTGGTGAGTGATGCGCTAGCGCCCTATGGGTTGGCGGATGGGGAGCACCGCTGGGACGAACGCGTCCTGCACGTGCAAGACGGAACTTGCCGGCTGGAGGACGGAACCCTCGCGGGAGTAACCCTGCCCCTGCTCGAAGGCTGTTGCCGGCTCGCCCTCTGGAGCGGCGATGCAGATGGGGCGATCTGGGCCGCGACGATGGCACCGAGACGGGTCATCGGTATGGATCACAGCGTTGAGGGGCTGGTGGGACAACCCATTGACCATCTGCTGCGCTGGGACCTGAGCGACGAGGGAGCATCCCTTGCCTGGCGTGAAGCTGCTTAA
- the bchM gene encoding magnesium protoporphyrin IX methyltransferase has translation MTPEQQLKDKLAEKQEVKGYFETTGFDRWNRIYSESDDVNKVQRNIRIGHQKTVDEVLAWINNSGELSEVSFCDAGCGVGSLSLPLAAMGAGSISASDISEAMAQEAERRAREAGLDMTKLHFFASDLESLSGSFHTVCCLDVFIHYPQAAAEEMVKHLCSLSEQRLIVSFAPYTPLLALLKSIGQLFPGPSKTTRAYTLKEEGIVKAAMACGYEPVRRSLNKAPFYFSRLIEFRKKD, from the coding sequence ATGACCCCTGAACAGCAGCTGAAGGACAAGCTGGCCGAGAAGCAGGAGGTGAAGGGGTATTTCGAAACCACTGGCTTCGATCGCTGGAATCGCATCTACAGCGAATCCGACGACGTGAACAAGGTGCAGCGCAACATCCGCATCGGCCATCAGAAAACCGTGGATGAAGTCCTGGCCTGGATCAACAACAGCGGCGAGCTCAGCGAGGTGAGTTTCTGTGATGCCGGCTGCGGTGTGGGGAGTCTCAGCCTGCCCTTGGCGGCGATGGGCGCAGGCTCGATCAGCGCCAGCGACATCTCCGAAGCGATGGCCCAGGAAGCAGAACGCCGGGCCCGCGAGGCCGGCCTCGACATGACCAAACTCCACTTCTTCGCCAGTGACCTGGAAAGCCTGAGCGGCTCCTTCCACACGGTGTGCTGCCTGGATGTCTTCATCCATTACCCCCAGGCTGCCGCTGAAGAGATGGTGAAACACCTCTGCAGCCTCAGCGAGCAACGGCTGATCGTGAGCTTCGCCCCTTACACCCCACTGTTGGCGCTCCTGAAGAGCATCGGCCAGTTGTTCCCAGGCCCCAGCAAGACAACCCGTGCTTACACCCTGAAGGAGGAAGGCATTGTCAAGGCTGCGATGGCCTGTGGCTACGAACCTGTCCGACGCAGCTTGAACAAAGCACCGTTTTATTTCTCAAGGCTGATCGAATTTCGCAAGAAAGATTGA